One segment of Streptomyces sp. YIM 121038 DNA contains the following:
- a CDS encoding FGLLP motif-containing membrane protein gives MKRTGRVRNWRLWGALLGAVLLVVTAAMPCVALVGGDTDRAVAATGTDPTPGPSGTAASPSGPQPDPQPTDTESGDPEPPPDPVDPTLGPQGEQVPQGGSFTATGSDFDCSDGEGLAGPLTFTVQGRTPVSVTVDDSGGFAQQVSVPTDAAPGQYEMTAFCSAVADGPTAEAVFTVVAAARPDPRLSLSSDAGEPGDHLTVRGTGFLCDAGAGVDVLWDGQSVAGGTPSGSGGFAVPFHVPASAAEGGHEVTATCRTPQDVRASATYRVNRPVATPSEDPREVTIHMSDYPAACVKGAIVIGGRRLDTWLDSDSTEGTAERGRWELIDLHARIPAAMTGRRDVSLDCPGREREKAGEITLPARDPLTLFQLPLGSTRFPEGKTGPITPTPSNSPTRTPGGGSGTPDEDKGHDHPGGSGSPHDHDKKDPKGEDGHGSTSKDPDLGLVGALRTPADVSWALKDLAGSVGMAAWFLVVVLLLERAFPSQLADNALGRWWLRRQEQRRARPPRLPGWLRACGFALLGGSLAVWADTDTTVSPSTAIKIAGAAVGMLVILVAYEKTKDSLQHPRRDGIRSELRVVPAGLLLAGLMTAMSRFLEFPVPYVYGLVAVYMALRSPRRRPDDPDDGLPKGQAILIGGICVLFAVVLIWVLGAPLLEAAQKEHAGPGSIRYVLAYAVGLAVVAGIEVVVFGLLPLSGMDGRSLKEWSKPAWYALYLVGLTFFFHVLLHSLHPGVGSELAVDGDLRWWTLGIATALFLAFGAVSTALRWYVGRVERRPRTA, from the coding sequence ATGAAGCGGACGGGACGAGTACGGAACTGGCGACTATGGGGGGCGCTCCTGGGAGCGGTGCTCCTCGTCGTCACAGCGGCGATGCCCTGCGTGGCCCTGGTGGGCGGCGATACGGACCGGGCCGTGGCCGCCACCGGGACGGATCCCACTCCGGGGCCCTCCGGCACGGCCGCGTCCCCCTCGGGGCCGCAGCCCGATCCACAGCCCACGGACACCGAGTCCGGCGACCCGGAGCCACCGCCCGATCCCGTGGACCCGACCCTGGGCCCGCAGGGCGAACAGGTGCCGCAGGGCGGGTCGTTCACGGCGACGGGCAGCGACTTCGACTGCTCCGACGGGGAAGGCCTCGCGGGCCCGCTGACGTTCACCGTGCAGGGACGGACGCCGGTGAGCGTGACGGTCGACGACAGCGGAGGATTCGCACAGCAGGTCTCCGTGCCGACGGACGCCGCCCCGGGACAGTACGAGATGACGGCGTTCTGCTCGGCCGTGGCCGACGGACCCACCGCCGAAGCCGTGTTCACTGTCGTGGCGGCGGCCCGGCCCGACCCGCGGCTCTCCCTGTCGTCCGACGCCGGAGAACCGGGCGACCACCTGACCGTCAGGGGTACGGGCTTCCTGTGTGACGCGGGAGCCGGGGTGGACGTCCTGTGGGACGGGCAGTCCGTCGCGGGCGGCACGCCCTCCGGGAGCGGAGGCTTCGCCGTCCCGTTCCACGTCCCGGCCTCCGCCGCGGAAGGGGGCCACGAGGTGACCGCGACCTGTCGCACCCCGCAAGACGTCCGGGCCTCGGCGACCTACAGGGTGAACCGACCGGTCGCCACACCCTCGGAGGACCCGCGGGAGGTCACGATCCACATGTCCGACTACCCGGCCGCCTGCGTCAAAGGGGCCATCGTCATCGGCGGCCGCCGACTGGACACCTGGCTGGACTCCGACTCGACCGAGGGCACGGCCGAGCGGGGCCGTTGGGAACTGATCGACCTCCACGCCCGGATCCCCGCTGCCATGACGGGCCGCCGGGACGTGAGCCTCGACTGCCCGGGACGGGAGCGGGAGAAGGCCGGAGAGATCACCCTTCCCGCACGGGACCCGCTGACGCTCTTCCAACTGCCCCTGGGATCCACCCGCTTCCCCGAAGGGAAGACAGGGCCGATCACGCCGACGCCGTCGAACAGCCCCACGCGCACGCCGGGCGGCGGCTCGGGCACGCCGGACGAGGACAAGGGCCATGACCACCCCGGTGGCTCGGGTTCCCCGCACGACCACGACAAGAAGGACCCGAAGGGCGAGGACGGGCACGGCTCGACCAGCAAGGATCCGGACCTCGGGCTCGTCGGCGCCCTGCGCACCCCGGCCGACGTCTCCTGGGCCCTGAAGGACCTGGCCGGATCGGTCGGCATGGCCGCCTGGTTCCTGGTGGTGGTCCTCCTGCTGGAGAGGGCCTTCCCCTCCCAGCTGGCCGACAACGCGCTGGGCCGCTGGTGGCTCCGCCGCCAGGAGCAGCGGCGGGCCCGGCCGCCGCGACTGCCCGGGTGGCTCAGGGCGTGCGGCTTCGCGCTCCTCGGCGGCTCCCTGGCCGTCTGGGCCGACACGGACACCACGGTGAGTCCGTCGACCGCGATCAAGATCGCCGGTGCGGCCGTGGGCATGCTGGTCATCCTGGTGGCCTACGAGAAGACCAAGGACTCCCTCCAGCACCCGCGCAGGGACGGCATCCGCTCCGAGCTGCGGGTGGTCCCCGCGGGCCTGCTGCTCGCGGGCCTGATGACGGCGATGTCCCGCTTCCTGGAGTTCCCGGTCCCCTACGTCTACGGCCTGGTCGCGGTCTATATGGCCCTCAGGTCGCCCCGCCGAAGGCCCGACGACCCCGACGACGGCCTGCCCAAGGGACAGGCGATCCTGATCGGCGGGATCTGCGTACTGTTCGCCGTGGTCCTCATCTGGGTCCTCGGCGCCCCCTTGCTGGAAGCCGCGCAGAAGGAGCACGCCGGGCCCGGAAGCATCCGGTACGTGCTCGCCTACGCCGTGGGGCTCGCGGTCGTCGCCGGCATAGAGGTCGTGGTGTTCGGTCTGCTCCCGCTGTCCGGCATGGACGGGCGCAGCCTGAAGGAATGGAGCAAGCCCGCCTGGTACGCCCTCTATTTGGTCGGCCTGACCTTCTTCTTCCACGTGCTGCTGCACAGCCTGCACCCGGGGGTGGGCAGCGAGCTGGCCGTCGACGGGGACCTGCGCTGGTGGACGCTCGGCATAGCCACCGCCCTGTTCCTGGCCTTCGGGGCCGTCTCCACGGCCTTGCGGTGGTACGTGGGGCGTGTCGAGCGGCGGCCCCGGACGGCCTGA